A single genomic interval of Dyella sp. GSA-30 harbors:
- a CDS encoding DUF4279 domain-containing protein: protein MKPEQISSDLGLVPSQTRYAGEPKGKVGFFTDGLWAYAISNEKLGRNEWWSLEEGLSSALKALTEKRESILAYAKRFDVYWWCGQFQSSFGGGFTLSADLLRDLSSFGVELRLETYWSDG from the coding sequence GTGAAGCCTGAGCAGATCTCGTCAGATCTCGGCTTGGTTCCATCTCAGACAAGGTACGCGGGGGAGCCTAAGGGAAAGGTCGGTTTCTTTACTGATGGGCTTTGGGCGTACGCAATTTCGAATGAAAAGCTTGGTCGCAACGAATGGTGGTCCTTGGAAGAGGGATTGTCTTCTGCATTGAAGGCGCTGACTGAAAAGAGAGAAAGCATTCTTGCGTACGCCAAAAGATTCGATGTCTATTGGTGGTGTGGGCAGTTTCAGTCTTCCTTTGGTGGAGGTTTTACTCTTTCTGCCGACCTGCTGCGTGACCTTTCTAGTTTTGGGGTGGAGCTTAGGTTGGAAACCTACTGGTCCGACGGTTAG